From the Synechococcus sp. HK01-R genome, one window contains:
- a CDS encoding hemolysin family protein — MRLLLLIVLLLLPAFFAAVEVSLLRLRPSRVQVLTEEGVPGAPAVQRLQRRLRRALLMSQLGVTLSLVALGWVARGLGHQWWPHDAQAGRWWDLLWFVLLVALATLLAGLLPRAWVLNRPERAALRLAPLLEVVMRVLRPLLTLLEGCGTVLLRLVGLTPRWDALVPGLTAGELETLIETGGVTGLRPDERNILEGVFALRDTQVREVMVPRSGMVTLPVEVRFAELMEAVHRTRHARFPVIGQSLDDVRGVLDLRRLAEPIARGALQEDSPLEPYLLPAQRVLETSTLAELLALIRSGHPLLLVVDEHGGTEGLVTAADLTGEIVGEEVEPEPAVPDLQALPDQPGVWLVAGDLEIFELNRQLGLELPEATDHHTLAGFLLERLQHIPAPGEALRHQGLHFEIFEMEGPRIVRVRLLLPDDRGASVADQEQDHR, encoded by the coding sequence ATGCGACTGCTGCTGCTGATCGTTCTGCTGCTGTTGCCAGCTTTCTTTGCAGCGGTTGAGGTCTCCCTGCTGCGGCTTCGCCCCAGTCGTGTGCAGGTGCTCACCGAAGAGGGTGTCCCTGGTGCACCGGCGGTCCAGCGTTTGCAGCGGCGTTTGCGGCGGGCCCTGCTGATGTCGCAGCTGGGCGTGACTCTTTCCCTGGTGGCCTTGGGCTGGGTGGCGCGGGGCCTTGGCCATCAGTGGTGGCCCCACGACGCCCAGGCTGGTCGCTGGTGGGACCTGCTCTGGTTCGTGCTGCTGGTGGCCCTCGCCACCCTGTTGGCCGGTCTGCTGCCCCGTGCTTGGGTGCTGAATCGTCCGGAGCGGGCAGCGCTGCGTCTGGCGCCCTTGCTGGAGGTGGTGATGCGGGTGCTGAGACCCCTGCTCACGCTGCTCGAGGGGTGCGGCACGGTGTTGCTCCGGCTTGTGGGGCTGACCCCCCGCTGGGATGCTCTCGTGCCTGGTCTGACGGCCGGTGAGCTGGAGACCCTGATTGAGACCGGTGGGGTGACAGGCCTGCGGCCCGATGAGCGCAACATTCTTGAGGGCGTGTTCGCTCTGCGCGACACCCAGGTGCGTGAGGTGATGGTGCCCCGCTCCGGCATGGTCACCCTGCCGGTGGAGGTCCGTTTTGCCGAACTGATGGAGGCCGTGCATCGCACCCGCCACGCCCGCTTTCCCGTGATCGGCCAGTCGCTCGATGATGTGCGCGGTGTGCTCGACCTGCGGCGTCTCGCCGAGCCGATCGCCCGCGGGGCTCTTCAGGAGGACTCTCCGTTGGAGCCTTATCTGCTGCCAGCCCAGCGGGTGCTTGAGACCAGCACCCTGGCGGAACTGTTGGCCCTGATCCGCAGCGGTCACCCCCTCCTGCTGGTGGTGGATGAGCACGGAGGGACGGAGGGACTCGTGACCGCAGCTGACCTCACCGGTGAGATCGTCGGTGAGGAAGTGGAGCCGGAACCGGCCGTTCCCGACCTGCAGGCCCTCCCCGATCAGCCTGGCGTCTGGTTGGTGGCCGGTGACCTGGAGATCTTCGAGCTGAACCGGCAACTTGGCCTTGAGCTGCCGGAAGCCACGGATCACCACACCCTGGCGGGGTTTCTGTTGGAGCGTCTTCAGCACATCCCGGCCCCCGGGGAAGCCTTGCGACATCAGGGCTTGCACTTCGAGATCTTCGAGATGGAAGGGCCGCGGATCGTGCGAGTGCGACTCCTACT